One segment of Solanum lycopersicum chromosome 1, SLM_r2.1 DNA contains the following:
- the LOC104644393 gene encoding uncharacterized protein, translating to MLLCLCHWGRKTKMLPDGSILYAGGITDQFVVETSINYNDFVKAVFDRLGIDSSDKMLHFTVKFDRSEPIRLRDQQGVDTLLQFNDGFAHVYVSSLQEEPYSITPSVGARKVELDVVSYSGQNTTPAGDDENNLESALEKARFQSAGDSSKPLKEAIANQSAGDREPQQKEAVGVDDQKIVGTTRSCSSSKSNTISDKDNSDFLQCCHPEFSDFFKHKAENCFAVDQIWAVYDDVHDAMPRKYVRISKVFGPEFKIMFRWLEPLPDEDQRECAWVKSGCGKFISGDIHSTSDRFSFSHQMHCKEGTSDMYILYPRKGEIWALFKAQDILWSPLSHSEPKYEVVEILSDFVKNAGVRIGYLDKVTGFAGIFQRTKLFVSSSFVIKPNELYKFSHRILSFKMIRTEGTGVPVGSFELDTASLPLDPNDIWYPGKVKEELGLAKLGIR from the coding sequence ATGCTGCTTTGTCTCTGTCACTGGGGCAGGAAGACAAAGATGCTTCCAGATGGATCCATTTTGTATGCGGGAGGTATTACTGATCAGTTTGTTGTAGAAACAAGCATAAACTACAACGACTTTGTGAAGGCAGTTTTTGATCGATTAGGCATTGATTCTTCCGATAAGATGTTGCATTTTACAGTGAAGTTTGATAGGTCAGAACCGATACGGCTGAGGGATCAACAAGGTGTTGATACCCTGTTACAATTTAATGATGGCTTTGCTCATGTTTATGTGTCAAGTTTGCAGGAGGAGCCTTATTCTATAACGCCATCAGTTGGTGCGAGAAAAGTAGAACTTGATGTTGTATCTTATTCAGGACAAAATACAACTCCTGCAGGTGATGATGAGAATAATTTGGAAAGCGCGTTAGAGAAGGCACGGTTCCAGTCAGCTGGAGATAGTAGTAAACCTCTGAAGGAAGCAATAGCAAACCAGTCAGCTGGAGATCGTGAACCACAGCAGAAAGAAGCTGTTGGTGTTGATGATCAAAAGATTGTTGGTACAACTAGGTCGTGCAGTAGTTCAAAATCAAATACAATTTCTGATAAAGACAATTCAGATTTCCTTCAATGTTGTCATCCTGAATTCAGTGATTTTTTCAAGCATAAAGCTGAAAATTGCTTTGCAGTTGACCAGATATGGGCTGTCTATGATGATGTGCACGATGCTATGCCAAGAAAATACGTCCGCATCAGCAAGGTATTTGGTCCTGAATTTAAGATCATGTTCAGATGGCTCGAGCCTCTTCCAGATGAAGACCAAAGGGAGTGTGCTTGGGTCAAGTCAGGCTGTGGGAAGTTCATTAGTGGGGATATTCATTCCACTTCTGAtcgattttctttttctcatcaAATGCATTGTAAAGAGGGGACGAGTGATATGTACATTTTATATCCTCGGAAAGGGGAAATATGGGCGCTTTTCAAAGCTCAGGATATTCTTTGGAGTCCACTGAGTCATAGTGAACCTAAGTATGAAGTTGTGGAGATCCTTTCTGATTTTGTTAAGAATGCTGGTGTCAGAATTGGTTACTTAGATAAAGTTACTGGATTTGCTGGTATTTTCCAGAGAACAAAGCTGTTTGTATCTAGTTCATTCGTTATAAAGCCAAATGAACTTTACAAGTTCTCTCATCGAATTCTTTCTTTCAAGATGATCAGAACTGAAGGAACGGGTGTACCTGTGGGGTCGTTTGAACTTGATACTGCTTCTTTACCCCTTGATCCAAATGATATTTGGTACCCTGGAAAAGTCAAGGAAGAATTAGGACTTGCAAAGTTAGGCATCCGTTGA
- the LOC104644398 gene encoding uncharacterized protein produces the protein MEIFDQNGVGLPEGSVQNNSSKIKTVNEQAPLPTSGCEKKVKVGLIVNSDSGPSTIPDGNPPKVYDYPDPEFRDLDKHKSEIYFAVDQIWTCHYADFMPRFYACIRKVSSPEFKIKLRWLEAHPEDERERAWVRADLPVGCGKFRRGSSKYNSDRLVFSHQMQCENDKRGLYIVFPRKGETWALFKDWDFRWSSDPKSYRKYKYEIVQVLSDFVGDAGIQVGDLEKVTGFISIFQRTRPTPVGAFFVKPKELYKFSHRIPSKMSGTEREDVPYKGT, from the coding sequence ATGGAAATATTCGATCAAAATGGAGTGGGCCTTCCTGAAGGGAGTGTGCAAAACAACAGTTCCAAGATTAAGACAGTTAATGAACAGGCTCCTTTACCGACATCAGGCTGTGAGAAAAAAGTTAAAGTTGGACTCATTGTTAATTCTGATTCAGGACCAAGTACAATTCCTGATGGTAATCCTCCCAAGGTGTATGATTATCCTGATCCTGAATTCCGTGATTTGGACAAGCATAAATCAGAAATTTACTTTGCAGTTGACCAAATCTGGACTTGCCATTATGCTGATTTCATGCCAAGATTCTATGCCTGTATTAGAAAGGTATCTAGTCCTGAATTTAAGATAAAGCTGAGATGGCTTGAGGCTCATCCAGAAGACGAAAGGGAGCGCGCATGGGTCAGGGCAGACTTGCCTGTTGGCTGTGGGAAATTTAGACGTGGGAGCTCCAAATATAATTCTGATAGACTTGTATTTTCTCATCAAATGCAGTGCGAAAATGACAAGAGAGGCCTGTACATTGTATTTCCCAGAAAAGGGGAAACATGGGCCCTTTTCAAGGATTGGGATTTTCGTTGGAGCTCCGATCCTAAGAGTTATAGGAAGTACAAGTATGAAATAGTGCAAGTTCTTTCTGATTTTGTTGGGGATGCTGGAATCCAAGTTGGTGACTTGGAAAAAGTGACTGGATTTATTAGCATATTTCAGCGAACAAGGCCGACTCCTGTTGGTGCATTCTTTGTAAAGCCAAAAGAACTTTACAAGTTTTCTCATCGAATCCCCTCCAAAATGTCTGGAACTGAACGAGAGGATGTACCCTACAAAGGAACTTGA
- the LOC101252227 gene encoding DNA-directed RNA polymerase V subunit 5A-like — protein sequence MDVNGSAMEVDVVNVSPCLTSFVDDGTVESHRYFLARKTMLEMLKDRGFAIPNSEIETTLQEFREKYGQRPDVERLRISAMHRTDLTNKVLVIFCGPNSVKMNVIRNILSQIMNKESLSRLILIIENPMTNPAMKVVEDSPFKTEIFQITDLLVNITKHVLKPKHELLTNAEKEQLLKKYNLEEKQLPRMSQKDAIARYYGLEKGQVVKVTYNNEIIETHATYRCVW from the exons ATGGATGTTAATGGGTCAGCAATGGAGGTTGATGTTGTCAATGTAAGTCCTTGTTTAACCAGCTTTGTTGATGATGGTACTGTTGAGAGTCACAGGTACTTCCTTGCACGCAAAACTATGCTCGAAATGCTCAAAGATCGTGGTTTTGCAATACCCAATTCTGAAATCGAAACCACCCTTCAAGAATTCAGAGAGAAATATGGTCAAAGACCTGATGTTGAGCGCCTCAGAATCTCCGCCATGCACAGAACTGACCTTACCAATAAG GTTTTGGTCATCTTCTGTGGGCCAAATTCGGTGAAAATGAATGTCATCCGCAATATTTTATCTCAAATAATGAACAAAGAATCCTTGAGTCGGCTGATATTAATCATTGAAAATCCAATGACTAATCCAGCTATGAAGGTTGTGGAGGACTCCCCATTCAAAACTGAAATTTTCCAG ATCACAGACTTGCTTGTCAACATTACAAAACATGTTTTAAAGCCAAAGCATGAGTTGTTAACCAACGCTGAGAAGGAGCAGCTATTGAAGAAGTATAACTTGGAAGAGAAGCAG CTACCGCGGATGTCTCAAAAGGATGCAATAGCTCGGTACTATGGATTGGAGAAAGGGCAAGTTGTGAAGGTCACATACAACAATGAGATCATTGAGACACATGCTACTTATCGCTGTGTCTGGTGA